The following is a genomic window from Marinococcus sp. PL1-022.
CAGCGCCAAATATATGACCGGACAGACGCTTCATGTTGACGGCGGCATGGTAATGCCATAAAATATCGGTGACACAGCGGTTTCATTCGAACTCAGAAGTGGAATGAGCGAAGTGAAGCCGAAACGATTCTTTAAAGGAGGTGAAAGGAATGGCAGACACGTTGGAACGTGTGAAAAAAATCGTTGCAGACCACCTCGGAGTGGATGAGGCGAACGTCAATAAAGACGCGACCTTTAAGGAAGATCTCGGCGCGGATTCTCTGGATGTAGTAGAATTAGTCATGGAGCTGGAAGATGAATTTGATCTGGAAATTTCTGATGAAGAAGCAGAAAAAATTCAGACAGTCGGTGATGTAATCAATTACATAGAGAAGCAGTAATAGAAAGCAAGCCCACGTCCTGTGCAAGCGGGCTGGGCTTTTCTATGTAATACCCCGAAATTATTTTAAGGGAGGTTCA
Proteins encoded in this region:
- the acpP gene encoding acyl carrier protein, translating into MADTLERVKKIVADHLGVDEANVNKDATFKEDLGADSLDVVELVMELEDEFDLEISDEEAEKIQTVGDVINYIEKQ